The Dehalococcoidales bacterium genome includes a window with the following:
- a CDS encoding zinc-ribbon domain containing protein has translation MSFQDKSIRCSDCGTTFTFSADEQELFASRGYTNEPKRCLPCRQARKSERNGSSGYGSSYGSRRQMFPATCAECGKDTEVPFEPRQDRPVYCSDCYRKSRNIQ, from the coding sequence GTTTTCAGGACAAGTCGATCCGATGTTCCGACTGTGGAACCACCTTCACCTTCAGTGCTGACGAACAGGAACTCTTTGCTTCCCGAGGCTATACCAACGAACCCAAGCGTTGTCTGCCGTGTCGTCAGGCCAGGAAGTCAGAGCGTAACGGAAGCAGTGGCTATGGATCCAGCTATGGATCACGACGCCAGATGTTCCCGGCAACCTGTGCCGAGTGCGGTAAGGACACCGAAGTTCCCTTTGAACCCCGTCAAGACAGACCCGTTTACTGCAGCGACTGCTATCGCAAATCCAGAAATATTCAATAA